One window of the Salmo trutta chromosome 35, fSalTru1.1, whole genome shotgun sequence genome contains the following:
- the LOC115174817 gene encoding uncharacterized protein C1orf198 homolog, with protein sequence MAAATMAGADGHRMEQKKLEYFSSINSMARKIMQERENIKERHGPDWEKMTPNEQDSAIDNGMMDPHIRARYAMHKVDREEVICYPKLLIQTGQKIVHFGVEDITWQDEHSAPFSWETKSQLDFSLTTGESVQGISSSTANYKPTNVTQSSQLSKVSNGESLGLGRKEESSSFWKISAERSRLEGEQTDFQSLTPSQIKSLEKGEKPLPSYLRQEPTPKEAEETPPPLRVTSQRSSRPPAPPPPVPIGVPPPAAISVTPMSVTPTPALISVSSTVAGWEHAQSTLPSVINTVEDFFTPGLVNKSPGLPTNSPARSGNTARDREEKAAAQSESQLATSPTFAQLNTSSNVLKTGFDFLDNW encoded by the exons ATGGCTGCTGCGACTATGGCAGGGGCCGATGGCCATAGGATGGAGCAGAAAAAGTTGGAGTATTTCTCTTCCATTAACTCCATGGCCAGGAAAATAATGCAAGAAAGGGAGAACATCAAGGAGAGACATGGACCCGATTGGGAGAAAATGACACCGAATGAACAAGACAGCGCCATCGACAATGGAATGATGGATCCGCATATTCGTGCTCGATATGCTATGCATAAGGTTGACCGAGAAGAAGTCATTTGTTATCCTAAATTGCTCATTCAGACCGGACAGAAAATTGTCCATTTTGGTGTTGAG GACATAACTTGGCAAGATGAGCACTCTGCCCCATTTTCCTGGGAGACCAAG AGCCAGTTGGACTTCAGCCTGACAACAGGTGAATCTGTGCAGGGCATCTCCTCTTCAACAGCTAACTACAAGCCAACTAATGTCACCCAGAGCAGCCAGCTGAGCAAGGTGTCCAATGGCGAGAGCCTCGGCCTGGGCAGGAAAGAGGAGTCCTCCTCCTTCTGGAAGATCAGTGCTGAGAGATCCAGGCTGGAGGGTGAACAGACAGACTTCCAATCCCTAACCCCCAGCCAAATTAAGTCCCTGGAGAAGGGGGAGAAGCCACTGCCCTCCTACCTTCGTCAGGAGCCCACCCCCAAGGAGGCAGAGGAGACCCCACCCCCGCTACGGGTGACCTCGCAGAGATCCTCCAGGCCGCCTGCGCCTCCTCCCCCTGTGCCCATCGGTGTCCCACCCCCAGCAGCCATAAGTGTGACCCCTATGAGTGTGACTCCTACCCCTGCTCTTATCAGTGTGTCATCCACTGTGGCTGGCTGGGAGCACGCTCAGAGCACCCTCCCCTCAGTCATCAACACAGTGGAGGACTTCTTCACTCCAGGGCTGGTCAATAAATCCCCGGGGCTGCCCACCAATTCCCCTGCCCGCTCAGGCAACActgccagagacagagaggagaaggcTGCTGCTCAGTCTGAGTCGCAACTGGCCACCAGTCCCACCTTCGCTCAG CTTAATACCAGCAGTAACGTCCTGAAGACCGGATTTGACTTTCTTGACAACTGGTAA
- the LOC115174361 gene encoding C-type lectin domain family 11 member A-like, producing MGIAAILVIILCMCSLSLTDLDSGTKDGDPFNATPTEDPETQGKQAREDLPEEQEPSPVSDFDNTYNYILSRLAAMDQAIHRLNVGHYTLDVKVTQLLDRVSRLDGTLGEVEETMQQISLLTKENRKEIGRLEGCQKGRRVGYKCYLVYRTYETYAGAAQKCLEWGGRMAMPRDRKEQEALADYVKAFFHPGNWPVWLGINDLRSEGLYLFEDNTRVTYFQWRKHFLSSQPDGGKRENCVAMASDDGDWWDNYCDRNMSYLCEFDA from the exons ATGGGAATAGCAGCCATCCTAGTCATCatcttgtgtatgtgttcactCAGCTTGACTGATCTGGACAGCGGCACCAAAGATGGAGATCCTTTCAATGCAACACCAACTGAG GACCCAGAGACTCAGGGGAAACAGGCGAGAGAAGACTTACCGGAGGAGCAAGAGCCCAGTCCTGTCTCAGACTTTGACAACACATACAACTATATTT TGTCCAGGCTGGCAGCAATGGATCAGGCCATCCACAGACTGAATGTGGGCCACTACACCCTGGACGTGAAGGTGACCCAACTGCTGGACAGAGTGTCCCGGCTGGACGGCACCCTCGGGGAGGTAGAGGAGACCATGCAACAGATATCGCTCCTCACGAAAGAGAACCGCAAGGAGATTGGCCGCTTGGAGG GATGTCAGAAGGGCCGACGGGTGGGGTATAAGTGCTATCTGGTCTACCGCACATATGAGACGTATGCAGGGGCAGCCCAGAAGTGCCTGGAGTGGGGTGGAAGGATGGCCATGCCTCGGGACAGGAAGGAGCAGGAGGCCTTGGCAGACTACGTCAAGGCTTTCTTCCATCCAGGGAACTGGCCTGTGTGGCTGGGCATCAATGACCTGCGCTCTGAGGGACTCTACCTGTTTGAGGACAACACACGCGTCACCTACTTCCAGTGGCGCAAGCACTTCCTCTCCAGCCAGCCGGACGGAGGCAAGCGAGAGAACTGTGTGGCCATGGCTTCAGATGATGGGGACTGGTGGGACAACTATTGTGACAGGAATATGTCTTACCTCTGTGAGTTTGATGCCTAA